The DNA window TGAAATGAGCAATGACAGTGATTATGGCACTGAAAATGGTCAATGCAAGAGCTGCTTGCTTGATTGAGCGGCAGTGAGATACTATGATTAAAGAGAAAGCGGAGGTGTTATAAAATGGATTTTGGTGAACAGTTAAGAAAAATTCGAAAGGACAGAGGGTTGACCCAAGAACAGGTAGCTTCAAAATTAAATGTATCTAGGCAGGCTATCTCAAACTGGGAAAATAACAAAAATCTTCCAGATTTAGAAATGGTTGTGGAATTATCCATGGCGTTTGACCTTTCGCTCGACCAATTAATCTTAGGAGGAAAAGATATGAACAACATGACTGAAAAATTGATCAAAGACGGAAGCGAAACCCGAAGAGCAAAAATGAATTTGATTGCTATCATCATCGGTGCTGCACTGCTGTCCTTTGGTGTGGCTTGTATTCTGATAAAAGCAAACTCTGTGGAATACATCGATGCCGAAGGATTTCTGCACGAGAATTTCTTTTTACTGCCGATAGGATTCTTTTTTATATTTAGTGGACTAGTTACATTTGCAGTGACAGGAATCAAGGATATTATTACGAAGCTCAATAAATAAAAGAATGAGCCAAGGGGACAGGAAGAGAACACTTTTTCAGCGGTCTCGGACGGGAACCCTGGCTTTTCAAATGGAAGTCATCGCAAATGCATTAGTATAGTATGCGATAAAAGGTAATAAAACCATATATTACAGAATATGAAATGTCATTTAATAATAATCAGAAACATGAAATCATTAGATAAGAAGGATTGTTATGAATTCATTTTTAGAAATATCAGAAGAAATTCCATGTCAATGCGGGAGTGGAAAAAAATACGGCGATTGTTGTAAGAATAAAAGATTTAAAATTGGGACAAAAGATGATGACTTGGTAAAAGAAACTACCATAGACGAAGAAGTAATGAAAACTTTAGAAGAGATAAAAAAAATATTTTTTGAAGATTATGGTATAAATCCTGGAGAAAATGATTTTGTTGCTTGGAATATTCCTATTTATAATCATGATATGTTATTAGAAAATGTATATCTTTTTCGTGAATTAGGATTTCAGGAAAATCATATATATGCATATTATAAAAGCGATGGACTATTACCGTGTGATATA is part of the Proteiniborus sp. MB09-C3 genome and encodes:
- a CDS encoding DUF3955 domain-containing protein, whose product is MDFGEQLRKIRKDRGLTQEQVASKLNVSRQAISNWENNKNLPDLEMVVELSMAFDLSLDQLILGGKDMNNMTEKLIKDGSETRRAKMNLIAIIIGAALLSFGVACILIKANSVEYIDAEGFLHENFFLLPIGFFFIFSGLVTFAVTGIKDIITKLNK